TGATATTGGTTATGAAATCAGTGCAAAAAAACATGATTCCCATACATTGTCTATCATAAGAAACGATCCCTTCTTTAATTGCATCCCTCATCCAGAGCGTTTAATGTTAGCACTAATTGCCGGTGGGCATCGAAAAAAAATCAGCTCTGAAATTCATCTATTAAGCAAAACGGATCAACTCATCGTAAATCGTTTAGCCGCTATTCTTCGCATTGCCGATGCGATTGATTACCCCCGAGATAGAGAGCTTCGCATCACTCATATTCAATTACATTCTTATTTTTTGGAAATACATTTTTCCACGACAGTCTTTGATGCGGTTCGAACACGTATTGAGAAAAAATCTTCTTTGTTTGAAAAAACATTCGACCGTCCCCTCAAACTCTCCGAAAGTGTTTAGACTTTTCGGTCTATATGTCTATTTCCCGTATCGATTGGACATCTGTATCTTTTTCTGATATCATGACGACAAACCCATTAATAAAGGAGCGATCCCATGGATCAGAAACAAGTATTAGCTATTGTAGAAGGTAGAGAAATTACTCAAGAAGATCTTGAGCTTGTTATTCAAAGCCTCAATCCTCAGCAAGCAAACCAGTTTCAAACAGAAGAAGGAAAAAAACGATTATTACAGGAACTGGTAAACCAGGAATTGATTTACCTAGACGCTGTTGAAAATGGAGTAGAATCAAACCTGGATTATCAAAGAGCTTTAAAGAAAATGAAAGACAATTTTTTGAAACAATATGCGATGAATGCTATGTTCCAAAAAGCCGAAGTCTCCGAAGAGGAAATCGAACAGTTTTACAAGGATCATCCAGAGCAATTTCAGCAACCTGCTCAAACAAAAGCAAGTCATATTTTAGTTGATGATGAGGATGCGGCCATTAAGATAAAGCAAGAACTTGATGAAGGTGCTTCATTTGAAGAAAAGGCAAAAGAAGCTTCCGGTTGCCCATCTAGTCAAAAGGGTGGAGATCTTGGATATTTTCCTAAAGGAAAAATGGTTCCTGAGTTCGAAGAGGCTGCAATGGAACTAAATCCTGGCGAAATAAGTGAACCGGTTAAAACTCAGTTCGGATTCCATATTATTAAAGTGGTTGACCGAAAAGAAGGCAGCACCAGCAAGTTAGAAGATGTTAAAGATCAGTTGCAACAACATCTAGCTGCTCAAAAACAACAATCTATTTATTTAGAAACAGTGAATAGCCTAAAAGACAAGTATTCAGTGGAAATAAAATAATTTTCTAAACCTAAGAACCTCTCTTCTTGTTCAAGAGAGGTTCTTTTTAATAAGCGATATCTACTCCATCAATGGTTATTTCATAAGTAAAAAAGAATTTTCTCAGGTCCATCTGAACCGTATTTCTCTTAAATTTAATTTCTTTATCGATATATACAGTAATGGTATCTATCGGGTAAGCTTTATATTTCTCTTCATTTTTAGGTTTTTCTTCCTTCACCGAAGGCAAGTTAGGACCTAATCAACAACGTTTGATTTCGACTTGATCAACCGTCAAATTTTCAATCGATTTTTTGATCAAATATTTTTTCAGCTTCTCTGTCATCAGAATGTTCACAACCCCACTCCTTCCATGTTCTCCTTGGTACAGCTCTTCATCTATTATTTTCCGTCTCTCCCTGTCAAGCATTTCTATAAACAGTTTTTTCAACTTTCGGATAAATAATACCTTTCTAAAACCGCTTCTGCCGATCGAATTCCATCAGCCGCCGCCGACATAATTCCTCCTGCAAAGCCACAGCCTTCACCGGTTGGGTATAATCCTTTAACGTCACTTTCCATTCTTTCGTTTCTTTTGATGCGAAGGGGCGATGAACTCCTCGTTTCTACTCCGGTTAATAGGGCATCCTTCAATGCAAATCCCTTCATCTTCTGATCCCATTTTTTCAACGCTTCTCTTAACACCTCTGTAACGTAAGGTGGTAAACAGCTTGTCAGTTCTGTTGGCGTTACTCCCGGTCGATAGGTTGAAAGAACACTTCCCAGTTCCCACGATGGTCGGGAAGCCAAAAAATCTTCTACTCGTTGAACAGGTGCATGGTAATTTTCTCCACCAAGCTTAAAAGCTTCTTGTTCCCACTTTCGTTGAAATCTCATGCCAGCTAGGGGATCGTCTCCTTCAAAGTCCTTAGGTGT
This genomic interval from Tindallia magadiensis contains the following:
- a CDS encoding HD domain-containing protein, with amino-acid sequence MHNHGFCSIPFSYQRLASRFFPDNANDHEMRVMHYSLSIFDAIKEEFSIGPKERRLLYLSAILHDIGYEISAKKHDSHTLSIIRNDPFFNCIPHPERLMLALIAGGHRKKISSEIHLLSKTDQLIVNRLAAILRIADAIDYPRDRELRITHIQLHSYFLEIHFSTTVFDAVRTRIEKKSSLFEKTFDRPLKLSESV
- a CDS encoding peptidylprolyl isomerase — its product is MDQKQVLAIVEGREITQEDLELVIQSLNPQQANQFQTEEGKKRLLQELVNQELIYLDAVENGVESNLDYQRALKKMKDNFLKQYAMNAMFQKAEVSEEEIEQFYKDHPEQFQQPAQTKASHILVDDEDAAIKIKQELDEGASFEEKAKEASGCPSSQKGGDLGYFPKGKMVPEFEEAAMELNPGEISEPVKTQFGFHIIKVVDRKEGSTSKLEDVKDQLQQHLAAQKQQSIYLETVNSLKDKYSVEIK